A single genomic interval of Bradyrhizobium sp. sBnM-33 harbors:
- a CDS encoding (2Fe-2S)-binding protein translates to MKNDEPFTDGAVETEQRRGGLSRRSVLLTVGGVASLAVASEVAAQPISDRPPAASTGRVRLVVNGRQHELDLDPRRSLLDVLRETLDLTGTKKGCNQGACGACTVLLNGRRIVSCLTLAAMHDGAEIKTIEGLETNGELHPLQSAFVEHDGLQCGFCTPGQIMSGIGCIAEGHAGSPDEIRFWMSGNICRCGAYPGIVAAVADAAKRA, encoded by the coding sequence ATGAAAAACGATGAGCCGTTCACCGACGGTGCTGTCGAGACCGAACAAAGGCGTGGCGGATTATCGCGCCGCTCGGTCCTGCTTACGGTCGGCGGAGTAGCCTCTCTCGCGGTAGCATCGGAAGTTGCCGCGCAACCCATATCTGATCGACCTCCCGCCGCATCCACAGGACGGGTCCGGCTGGTAGTGAACGGCAGGCAGCATGAACTTGACCTGGATCCCCGCCGCTCACTGCTCGATGTGCTGCGCGAAACGCTCGATCTCACCGGCACGAAGAAGGGCTGCAATCAAGGCGCCTGCGGCGCTTGCACTGTGCTTCTTAATGGCAGGCGGATCGTCTCCTGCCTGACGCTGGCTGCGATGCATGACGGGGCTGAGATCAAGACGATCGAGGGCCTTGAAACGAATGGCGAGCTTCATCCGCTCCAGAGTGCATTCGTCGAGCATGACGGTTTGCAGTGCGGCTTCTGCACCCCGGGACAGATCATGTCGGGAATAGGCTGCATCGCGGAAGGCCATGCAGGTTCGCCAGATGAAATCAGGTTCTGGATGAGCGGCAATATCTGCCGTTGCGGGGCCTATCCGGGGATCGTCGCCGCGGTCGCCGACGCTGCCAAGAGGGCCTGA
- a CDS encoding helix-turn-helix domain-containing protein, whose product MDQRLFRSRSRAAPNPRGLRRSAADHSSPDAAIEMARILDEPPVLVPEVLHGDTRLTRKWAHGGLQEDYMRGVAGHVAVGCYEGQHEISWRIENKRLTSRTNSKAFTLIPKGVDGHWNIAGPVVVSHVYLTQERLQACADEIAGGRRVEILPRVAFADPAAAGLLEILSHEATRDSASSRLFVEQAIDLLCSRLIREHSSFGSLLAPVRKGGLADWQVRRVTTYMRENLEQHIGLNELATLVGLSRFHFCTAFRQSTGQTPHAWLTAQRMRRARELLANSGLSVTEVALAVGYETPSAFTAAFRTIVGVTPSVFRRAL is encoded by the coding sequence TTGGACCAGCGGCTGTTCCGTTCCCGAAGCAGGGCTGCGCCGAATCCACGCGGCCTGCGCCGATCTGCAGCGGACCACTCAAGTCCTGATGCTGCCATTGAGATGGCCCGCATCCTGGATGAGCCGCCGGTACTGGTGCCTGAGGTTTTGCACGGTGATACGCGCCTGACTCGGAAATGGGCGCATGGCGGGTTGCAAGAGGATTACATGCGGGGCGTTGCTGGGCACGTCGCTGTCGGCTGCTACGAAGGACAGCACGAGATATCCTGGCGGATTGAGAACAAGCGCCTGACTTCCAGAACCAACTCGAAAGCCTTCACCCTCATTCCGAAAGGCGTTGACGGCCACTGGAACATTGCTGGCCCGGTGGTCGTCTCGCATGTCTATCTCACTCAGGAACGTCTCCAGGCATGCGCCGACGAGATTGCGGGTGGAAGACGTGTCGAGATTCTTCCGCGCGTGGCTTTCGCCGATCCAGCGGCGGCGGGGCTGCTTGAAATTCTAAGTCACGAGGCGACGCGGGACAGTGCATCGTCTCGTCTGTTCGTGGAGCAGGCGATCGACCTTCTCTGTTCGCGGCTGATCCGGGAGCATTCATCATTTGGCAGCTTGCTTGCTCCCGTCAGAAAGGGCGGCCTTGCTGACTGGCAGGTGCGGCGTGTCACGACGTACATGCGCGAGAATCTCGAACAGCATATCGGGCTCAACGAGCTCGCCACCCTCGTCGGCCTGAGCCGCTTCCACTTCTGCACGGCTTTTCGCCAGTCGACCGGCCAGACCCCGCATGCATGGTTGACCGCGCAGCGCATGCGCCGCGCCCGCGAGCTTCTCGCCAATTCAGGCCTGAGTGTCACAGAGGTCGCGCTTGCAGTCGGTTACGAGACGCCATCAGCCTTCACGGCGGCTTTCCGTACGATTGTCGGAGTGACCCCATCGGTGTTCCGGCGCGCTCTGTAG
- a CDS encoding lipocalin-like domain-containing protein, with translation MGCGCAGAVCPASCRLSLRRAVRLPAAQERAELFATLIAYTGTYRIEGHKWTTKVEVAWIPEWVGTEQVRSLTVDGDRLQVLSPWRVNPNWPDKGMTRSIVTFVRSK, from the coding sequence ATGGGCTGTGGATGCGCTGGCGCGGTTTGCCCGGCGTCCTGTCGCCTATCGCTCCGGCGCGCTGTACGGCTTCCCGCGGCCCAGGAACGTGCCGAACTATTTGCCACACTCATCGCCTATACCGGCACGTATCGCATTGAAGGGCACAAGTGGACTACCAAGGTCGAGGTGGCGTGGATTCCCGAGTGGGTCGGCACCGAGCAAGTCCGATCTCTCACGGTGGACGGTGACCGGCTGCAAGTGTTGTCGCCATGGCGAGTGAACCCGAATTGGCCGGACAAGGGGATGACGCGCAGCATCGTCACCTTCGTACGATCTAAATAG
- a CDS encoding FAD binding domain-containing protein, translated as MLPFTLEKVTSVQAAIAAASSGRRFIAGGTTLIDLMREEVEQPAHLVDINMLPLSEIRIEGSDLVIGALARMADVAAHPDVQRLHPLIAESLIEGASPQLRNMASIGGNLLQRVRCPYFRMHDAPCNKRTPNSGCAAIDGLNAGHAILGTSNHCVATHPSDVAVVLVALDATMQVRGPRGERSFPVEELFRLPGDTPHLEHTLLPGELILAVRVPGGPYSRRARYLKVRDRASYEFALVSAAAALDVGDGVIRQARLAVGGVGTRPWRLRTVEKAMIGRAPDRKIFETAARLALEGARPLSDNHYKLELLPRTIVRALEMTGEAA; from the coding sequence ATGCTTCCATTCACGCTCGAGAAGGTGACCTCCGTTCAAGCCGCCATCGCCGCTGCATCGTCCGGCCGGCGTTTCATCGCCGGCGGCACGACGTTGATCGACCTCATGCGGGAGGAGGTGGAGCAGCCGGCGCATCTTGTCGACATCAATATGCTCCCGCTTTCCGAAATCCGCATCGAGGGTTCCGATCTCGTTATCGGCGCGCTCGCCCGCATGGCCGATGTCGCCGCCCATCCGGACGTGCAGCGCCTGCACCCGCTTATCGCCGAAAGCCTGATCGAGGGCGCCTCGCCGCAATTGCGCAACATGGCTTCCATCGGCGGCAACCTGCTCCAGCGTGTCCGCTGCCCCTATTTCCGGATGCACGATGCGCCCTGCAACAAACGCACCCCGAACTCCGGCTGCGCCGCGATCGATGGCCTCAATGCCGGCCACGCCATTCTGGGCACGAGCAATCATTGCGTGGCAACGCATCCTTCGGACGTCGCCGTCGTGCTGGTCGCGCTCGACGCCACAATGCAGGTGAGGGGGCCGCGGGGCGAGCGCAGCTTTCCAGTCGAGGAACTGTTTCGGCTGCCGGGAGATACGCCGCATCTCGAACACACGCTGCTGCCCGGCGAACTCATCCTCGCCGTGCGGGTACCCGGCGGTCCGTACAGCCGGCGGGCGCGCTATCTCAAGGTGCGCGACCGCGCTTCTTACGAGTTCGCGCTCGTATCCGCCGCGGCCGCACTCGATGTCGGGGACGGCGTGATCCGTCAGGCGCGGCTCGCTGTCGGCGGCGTGGGCACCCGGCCATGGCGCCTGCGCACGGTGGAGAAAGCAATGATCGGCAGGGCACCGGATCGCAAAATCTTCGAAACAGCCGCCCGGCTGGCGCTCGAAGGAGCCCGTCCCTTGTCGGACAATCATTACAAGCTCGAACTCCTGCCGCGGACGATCGTCCGCGCTCTTGAAATGACGGGAGAAGCCGCATGA
- a CDS encoding YybH family protein, with protein sequence MELIMSRMALVIAFVLALIGPASAQKAEIEAANAKLTEFFNKGDFAGIASLYTADAIALPPGSAMVQGRVAIESMWKGMAEQVSDPKLTTLDVKPLGPSAAREIGTFSLKTKGPTPQEVSGKYVVVWEKVGNDWKLATDIWNDGK encoded by the coding sequence ATGGAGCTGATCATGAGCAGGATGGCACTGGTGATTGCATTCGTGCTGGCGTTGATCGGACCAGCGTCGGCGCAGAAGGCAGAGATTGAGGCGGCAAACGCTAAATTGACCGAATTCTTCAACAAGGGCGATTTCGCCGGGATCGCGTCATTGTACACCGCTGATGCCATCGCACTTCCGCCCGGTTCTGCGATGGTGCAGGGCCGAGTGGCGATCGAGTCAATGTGGAAAGGCATGGCCGAGCAAGTTAGCGATCCGAAACTCACAACCCTGGACGTCAAGCCGCTCGGCCCCTCCGCGGCCCGCGAGATCGGGACGTTCAGCCTGAAGACTAAGGGCCCGACGCCACAGGAGGTGAGCGGGAAGTATGTTGTGGTTTGGGAAAAGGTCGGAAATGACTGGAAACTCGCGACCGATATTTGGAACGATGGTAAGTAG
- a CDS encoding cupin domain-containing protein, translated as MNKSFVAATLIALASSAMAQDAMKVVKPDGLTWIEHPVFRGVQTAILIGDPTKAETIVQRVKFPPNYKVPPHTHPYAEVVTVMSGSFGNAMGEKFDPSKGEILKPGSVFALPAKHPHYVWTTNEETMVQIVFTGPGGIVFIDPADDPRKK; from the coding sequence ATGAACAAGTCCTTTGTCGCCGCCACTTTGATCGCGTTGGCAAGTTCTGCGATGGCTCAAGATGCGATGAAGGTGGTCAAGCCCGATGGGCTGACGTGGATAGAGCATCCGGTCTTCAGGGGCGTGCAAACCGCCATCTTGATCGGTGACCCAACAAAGGCCGAGACGATCGTCCAGCGGGTGAAATTCCCGCCGAATTATAAAGTTCCGCCGCACACTCATCCCTATGCCGAGGTCGTCACCGTGATGAGTGGCAGCTTTGGGAACGCCATGGGGGAAAAGTTTGATCCCTCCAAAGGCGAGATATTGAAGCCGGGCTCCGTCTTCGCGCTGCCGGCGAAGCATCCCCATTATGTTTGGACGACAAACGAAGAAACGATGGTCCAAATTGTATTCACCGGGCCGGGGGGCATCGTGTTCATCGATCCAGCCGACGATCCGCGCAAGAAGTAA
- a CDS encoding DMT family transporter, with the protein MSRSRQVARIRWWAWSGGSFGAIFIGLSSVVANQLRARGADHSSADGANDRMHHYRSLRLTGPGAKVD; encoded by the coding sequence GTGAGCCGCTCCCGTCAGGTGGCACGCATTCGCTGGTGGGCCTGGAGCGGCGGGTCGTTTGGCGCGATCTTCATCGGACTTTCGAGCGTTGTCGCGAACCAGCTTCGGGCCCGCGGCGCTGATCACTCTTCTGCTGACGGAGCAAATGATCGCATGCATCACTATCGATCACTTCGGCTGACTGGGCCTGGCGCAAAGGTCGATTGA
- a CDS encoding nuclear transport factor 2 family protein, translating into MTDEYDKQIEGLCCESNRLAAPEQQPLLRRQNEVTELENLIDLVGHRPSLANLQEKFKEIAGTLDQPRRDHLIASEASLAVMEERGMDDLTNCPANRTNLRSCITSFLVACTLLAAIFVAIKPAAAASEDEVRATFDRFVTAQNSHDVKAVESLLRASPDFLWITRGIPVWGQDAALKRFSALYEGTWRLDPDVSGLKIMMLGDGVAQIYVPITFSIGAPGQPAQQMRFLMNQILMRTPTGWQVSSILPIPLPAQ; encoded by the coding sequence GTGACGGACGAGTACGACAAGCAAATCGAAGGCCTTTGCTGTGAGAGCAACCGGCTCGCCGCCCCAGAGCAACAACCTCTCCTTAGGCGACAAAATGAAGTCACCGAACTCGAAAATCTGATCGATCTCGTCGGGCATCGCCCAAGCTTAGCAAATTTGCAGGAAAAATTTAAGGAAATCGCAGGGACCTTGGACCAACCGCGGCGCGATCATTTGATTGCAAGTGAAGCGTCACTCGCAGTTATGGAGGAACGTGGCATGGACGATCTAACAAACTGTCCCGCGAACCGGACCAACCTGCGCAGTTGCATCACAAGCTTTTTGGTTGCCTGCACCTTGCTTGCGGCTATTTTTGTCGCGATCAAGCCAGCCGCGGCTGCATCCGAAGATGAGGTCCGGGCGACGTTCGACCGCTTCGTCACGGCGCAAAACTCGCATGACGTCAAGGCGGTGGAATCTCTGCTGAGGGCTTCACCCGATTTCCTCTGGATTACACGCGGCATCCCCGTCTGGGGACAGGACGCGGCGCTCAAACGATTCAGTGCATTGTACGAAGGAACGTGGCGCCTCGATCCGGATGTATCAGGTTTAAAAATTATGATGCTCGGTGACGGCGTAGCGCAAATCTATGTCCCAATCACCTTCTCGATCGGAGCGCCGGGCCAGCCAGCGCAGCAAATGAGATTTCTAATGAATCAGATCTTGATGCGAACACCAACGGGCTGGCAAGTGTCGAGCATTCTGCCCATACCCCTACCGGCACAGTAG
- a CDS encoding winged helix-turn-helix domain-containing protein: MSPKERLLLWGGEPVALTAKAFDLLVVLVRHAGHLVSKEELLSKVWSDTFVQEVNLTVNISALRKALERGRNGGRLIQTVPGHGYRFIAPVLTRSVSVTHGRARHITANADAYRAYLQGRHDWSLRSEEGLKRAIEKFRRSVGIDPRFAPAYSGLADSFATLGYLSYLAPAEAFSAARWHATKALELDPSLAEPHASLGFVKLYFDWDWSGAEAEFQRAIGLDPHYPAAHQWYSIYLLAAGRPAEAFHEIQLARQRDPLSLPINSDLGFHYYYTGQYDEAAKQLKFVLDLNADFPPAHLWLGRTYQELGRFNEAIAEFRRVEKRLHEWPVSIAARGFVAAIAGRANEARKILAELDRLAGKKFVTSYGVALVHAGLNENDAAFAWLNRAVHERSNWLVWLRLDPRWNQLRPDPRFAELETRIGFPH; this comes from the coding sequence TTGTCGCCTAAGGAGAGGTTGTTGCTCTGGGGCGGCGAGCCGGTTGCTCTCACAGCAAAGGCCTTCGATTTGCTTGTCGTACTCGTCCGTCACGCCGGACACCTCGTGAGCAAGGAGGAGCTGCTGAGCAAAGTCTGGTCCGACACCTTCGTTCAGGAAGTGAATCTAACCGTAAATATCTCCGCATTGCGCAAGGCCCTGGAGCGAGGACGCAACGGAGGCCGACTGATCCAGACTGTGCCGGGACACGGTTATCGCTTCATCGCGCCTGTACTGACGCGAAGCGTATCGGTCACTCACGGTCGTGCTCGGCACATTACAGCCAACGCGGATGCATACCGCGCCTATCTTCAAGGGCGCCATGATTGGAGTTTGAGATCGGAAGAAGGACTGAAACGGGCGATCGAGAAGTTTCGTCGCTCCGTCGGGATCGATCCGCGCTTTGCGCCTGCCTATTCCGGGCTCGCAGACTCCTTCGCGACGCTGGGGTACTTGAGTTATTTGGCTCCGGCGGAGGCATTTTCAGCCGCGAGATGGCATGCGACAAAAGCTCTGGAATTGGATCCGTCACTCGCCGAGCCGCATGCGTCGTTGGGTTTCGTGAAATTGTATTTCGACTGGGATTGGTCAGGGGCCGAAGCGGAATTCCAGCGTGCAATCGGGCTCGATCCGCACTATCCGGCGGCACACCAGTGGTACAGTATCTATCTGCTCGCGGCTGGTCGGCCTGCGGAGGCATTTCACGAAATTCAACTCGCGCGACAGCGCGATCCCCTTTCCTTGCCGATAAACTCAGACCTAGGCTTTCACTACTACTACACGGGCCAGTACGACGAAGCCGCAAAACAATTGAAATTTGTTCTGGATCTGAACGCAGATTTTCCGCCGGCGCACCTCTGGCTCGGCCGAACTTACCAAGAACTGGGACGATTCAACGAAGCAATCGCCGAATTTCGGCGCGTGGAGAAAAGACTGCACGAATGGCCGGTTTCAATCGCCGCGCGCGGATTCGTCGCCGCAATTGCTGGCCGCGCCAATGAAGCCCGGAAGATACTAGCCGAATTGGATAGGCTGGCGGGCAAGAAATTCGTGACATCCTACGGCGTCGCGCTTGTCCACGCTGGCCTCAATGAAAACGACGCCGCTTTCGCGTGGCTCAATAGGGCTGTCCACGAAAGATCAAACTGGCTGGTCTGGCTGCGGCTCGATCCCCGCTGGAATCAACTACGCCCGGATCCAAGGTTTGCGGAGCTCGAGACACGCATAGGATTTCCGCATTAG